In a genomic window of Sus scrofa isolate TJ Tabasco breed Duroc chromosome 4, Sscrofa11.1, whole genome shotgun sequence:
- the GDF6 gene encoding growth/differentiation factor 6 — MDTPKVLLSAVFLISFLWDLPGFQQASISSSSSSAELDSAKGMRSRKEGKMPRAPRESATAQAPPERQEPQPRPQEEPRRRPPQQPEAQEPPGRGPRVVPHEYMLSIYRTYSIAEKLGINASFFQSSKSANTITSFVDRGLDDLSHTPLRRQKYLFDVSTLSDKEELVGAELRLFRQAPAAPGGPPAGPLHVQLFPCLSPLLLDARTLDPQGAPRAGWEVFDVWQGLRHQPRKQLCLELRAAWGEPGAGEAEARVPGPQQPPSPDLRSLGFGRRVRTPQERALLVVFTRSQRKNLFAEMREQLGSAEVAGPGAEGSWPPPSGTPDAGPWLPSPGRRRRRTAFASRHGKRHGKKSRLRCSKKPLHVNFKELGWDDWIIAPLEYEAYHCEGVCDFPLRSHLEPTNHAIIQTLMNSMDPGSTPPSCCVPTKLTPISILYIDAGNNVVYKQYEDMVVESCGCR, encoded by the exons ATGGATACCCCCAAGGTCCTGCTCTCGGCCGTCTTCCTCATCAGTTTCCTGTGGGATTTGCCCGGTTTCCAGCAAGCTTCCATCTCATCCTCCTCGTCGTCCGCCGAGCTGGACTCCGCCAAGGGAATGCGAAGCCGCAAGGAAGGGAAGATGCCGCGGGCGCCGCGAGAGAGTGCCACGGCCCAGGCGCCCCCGGAGCGCCAGGAGCCACAGCCGAGGCCACAGGAGGAGCCCCGGCGGCGGCCGCCACAGCAGCCAGAGGCTCAAGAGCCTCCCGGCAGGGGCCCGCGCGTGGTGCCCCACGAGTACATGCTGTCAATCTACAGGACTTACTCCATCGCCGAGAAGCTGGGTATCAATGCCAGCTTTTTCCAGTCTTCCAAGTCGGCTAATACGATCACTAGCTTTGTAGACAGGGGACTAG ACGATCTCTCGCACACTCCTCTCCGGAGACAGAAGTATTTGTTTGATGTGTCCACGCTCTCAGACAAAGAAGAGCTGGTGGGCGCGGAATTGCGGCTCTTTCGCCAGGCGCCCGCTGCGCCCGGGGGGCCGCCGGCCGGGCCTCTGCACGTGCAGCTCTTCCCCTGCCTGTCGCCCCTGCTGCTGGACGCGCGGACCCTGGACCCGCAGGGGGCGCCCCGGGCCGGCTGGGAAGTCTTCGACGTGTGGCAGGGCCTGCGCCACCAGCCCCGGAAGCAGCTGTGCTTGGAGCTGCGGGCCGCGTGGGGCGAGCCGGGAGCCGGGGAGGCCGAGGCGCGCGTGCCGGGGCCCCAGCAGCCGCCGTCCCCGGACCTGCGGAGTCTGGGCTTCGGCCGGAGGGTGCGGACCCCCCAGGAGCGCGCCCTGCTTGTCGTGTTCACCAGATCCCAGCGCAAGAACCTGTTCGCGGAGATGCGCGAACAGCTGGGCTCGGCCGAGGTTGCGGGCCCGGGCGCCGAGGGGTCGTGGCCGCCGCCGTCGGGTACCCCGGACGCCGGGCCTTGGCTGCCCTCGCccggccggcggcggcggcgcacgGCCTTCGCCAGCCGCCACGGCAAGCGGCACGGCAAGAAGTCGAGGCTGCGCTGCAGCAAGAAGCCCCTGCACGTGAACTTCAAGGAACTGGGCTGGGACGACTGGATTATCGCGCCCCTTGAGTATGAGGCCTACCACTGCGAGGGCGTGTGCGACTTCCCGCTGCGCTCGCACCTGGAGCCCACCAACCACGCCATCATCCAGACGCTGATGAACTCCATGGACCCCGGCTCCACACCGCCCAGCTGCTGCGTGCCCACCAAATTGACTCCCATCAGTATCCTGTACATCGACGCGGGCAATAACGTGGTCTACAAGCAGTACGAGGACATGGTGGTGGAGTCCTGCGGCTGCAGGTAG